In Schistocerca gregaria isolate iqSchGreg1 chromosome 9, iqSchGreg1.2, whole genome shotgun sequence, a single genomic region encodes these proteins:
- the LOC126291853 gene encoding cuticle protein 16.5-like, with protein MNRFLVISCAVLLLLGSAAAQREELEPEAEARPQAAAPAQDTEPVEQPGVRPRDKRGFLAAAAAPLAYPAAAAYTFPAAAYTAPAAYAAAPLVAKAAFAAPAAYAAAPAVAAPLVAKAAFAAPAAYAAPAAYAAAPAVAAPLVAKAAFAAPAAYAAPAAYAAPAAYAAPAAYAAPAAYAAAPAVAAPLVAKAAFAAPAAYAAPLVAKAAYAAAPAVAAPLVAKAAIAAPAAYAAAPAFAHYAYYG; from the exons ATGAACCGCTTTCTG GTGATCTCTTGcgccgtgctgctgctgctgggcagCGCCGCCGCCCAGAGGGAGGAGCTGGAGCCGGAGGCGGAGGCCCGCCCCCAGGCCGCCGCCCCCGCGCAGGACACGGAGCCCGTCGAACAGCCGGGAGTCCGCCCCCGCGACAAGCGCGGCTtcctcgctgccgccgccgcccccctcgCCTACCCCGCAGCCGCCGCCTACACCTTCCCGGCTGCGGCCTACACCGCCCCCGCAGCCTACGCCGCCGCCCCTCTGGTGGCTAAAGCAGCCTTCGCCGCCCCCGCAGCctacgccgccgcccccgcagtcgCCGCTCCGTTGGTTGCCAAGGCCGCCTTCGCCGCCCCGGCCGCCTACGCCGCCCCTGCCGCCTACGCCGCCGCTCCGGCGGTCGCTGCTCCGCTGGTGGCCAAGGCCGCCTTCGCCGCCCCTgcagcctacgccgcccccgctgccTACGCGGCACCagccgcctacgccgcccccgccgcctacgccgcccccgctgccTACGCCGCAGCCCCCGCAGTCGCCGCTCCACTAGTAGCGAAGGCAGCCTTCGCCGCCCCTGCCGCCTACGCGGCCCCCTTGGTTGCCAAGGCAGCCTACGCTGCAGCCCCCGCAGTAGCCGCTCCACTGGTGGCTAAGGCGGCCATCGCCGCCCCCGCTGCCTACGCGGCTGCTCCTGCGTTCGCACACTACGCCTACTACGGCTAG